The following proteins come from a genomic window of Pyxidicoccus sp. MSG2:
- a CDS encoding type I polyketide synthase, whose protein sequence is MSSEQQSPDVEAIAIIGMACRFPGARTVEQFWRNLQEGVESITFFSDAELEHATIDPAELQDARYVRARGLVEGIESFDARFFGFSPREAELTDPQQRVFLECAWEAFERAGYEPSAVPGPVGVFAGAGANGYLLHHLAPAGRLVGTANAFQTILHNKNDHLATRVAYKLDLKGPSVSVQTACSTSLVAVVLASQALLSHQCDMALAGGVTLSVPQRTGYLYNERGIGSPDGHCRAFDAKAQGTVPGSGAGVVLLKRLSDALADGDTIHAVIRGGALNNDGASKVGYTAPSVEGQAEVISMAQALAGVSPETISYVEAHGTGTPIGDPIELQALTQAFRRHTTRRGFCALGSVKSNLGHLDTAAGIAGLIKTTLALEHLHLPPSLHFETPNPELDLANSPFFVNARSRDWEGPAPRRAGVSAFGLGGTNAHVVLEEAPVRGPSGSSRPFQLLRLSARSDAALEAMTALLAEHLKQHPTLPLADVAYTLSVGRRTFDHHRFVVCRDTADAAEVLASLHPLRVLSRVQESVRRPLVFMFPGQGSQHPAMAADLHASEAVFREELDRCLEHLESRHDLDLRPLLFPADREDAHAARRLEQTALTQPALFVVEYALARLLQSWGLQPAAMIGHSVGELVAACIAGVFSLEDALDLVALRGRLLQACPPGAMLSVQLPEHELLPLLDAKLEIAAVNGPSSCVAAGSTEAIEALERRLAERSVTCRRLRTSHAFHCARMDSAVAPFREAVARVKRHAPRLRFLSGLTGTWITPEQAMDPGYWAEHLRRPVRFAEGLEELLKEAESVLLEVGPGRALRTLARWHPRKKPGQAVVSCLPAPDEARTSDVEHLLRTVGQLWLHGVEAPGLFAGEQRHRQPLPTYPFERQRHWVELRASPLGPEARPGSLEKRTDLASWFYVPVWKESVPLAVPRPSEAGAKRTTWLVLRDETGLGARLAERLRQQGGEVVEARLGRTFRRTGADTFELAPTREGYAALLSELRTEGRAPERLVHLFGLTPEASGPKASGSESSGPEATGASSEDVLSRSFYSLLFLAQALGSQGFEKPVHLVAVSNGMQEVTGGDLVWPEQAAALGPVRVIPREYPSVRCRSVDVALPPAGGPVSERLVELLAAEVASTSEAPVVAYRGHRRWVQEFDSLRLEDGAAPPLRERGVYLITGGFGGMGLALAEALASRVQARLVLTSRTALPPREEWPRLLEASGQEDTRRRILAVQRLEERGAEVWVRRADVTDLGAMREVIAEARARFGALHGVIHAAGVAGGGLIQLKAPETAATVLAPKVKGTQVLAAALEGTQLDFLVACSSLSSVVGRLGQVDYTAANTFLDAFLRAWQSRTGIHAVAVNWGAWDEVGMAARKGAREEEPVRLLDHPLLHRCLVDTPERLVFASDIGDPRSRWVVDEHRILGVPTVPGVAWFELVRAALAGRARGRTLELVDTFFLFPLRVPDGETREARLIIEVEGDGYRWVVRTQPRDGSGKATAHATGRARFIASRESRFLDLDAIRRRCGHTPSSFEAEYEEDLGPRWRSVRQLHVGQGELLLTLEMQAEFASDFEHMLFHPPLMDRTSGMAKSFLAAHGYYLPFGYGRLCFHGPVPRRIHAHARFLEQTASDGETLAFEVVLTDEQGRVLVEVERLTQKRVNDPAAELRALAAPEPEAGSRSGEPGSERQEILPHEGVAALERLLAARVMPQVVVSVRDLRATLQHTDEVVRERIAEAAGAQRTEGGLQPRPELKTAYVAPRNELERKLAGSWQEVLGIEGIGIHDDFFELGGDSVQAIQIMARGSRLGLQLNPEQFFQSSTIAQLARVLEGLLTHQGPVVGPVPLTPEQHRLLEGDPEALARTSRVLWLDLPGALEDSRLTKALGELLSLHDALRHRFTRESAGWKQEGMPPGGEVALVQVDLAPLPRGEHPATIRAAQERLLAMLDPSHGVLLAAARFRHGPGREDSLLLAGHALVIDGASWNLLAGDLKDALRRKDGEGPRPKTAPFKTWAERLAENAATRSTATSWLSGNLSRLPLEHATRGSVREHTGSLPVEETRALQEKLTSAWRADLGEALLMGLARALSAWTGGRAHLVDFTREARGAFEGLDCSRTVGCFDVSWPLRLEVPESSGEVALLKSLKEQVRQLPAGAAPSTSQLSRAEVGLRLLGAGEELPERLSGRSLSGGHLLELEGSLSAGQLHVRCTYDAGACREPVAERLVADLLGALRALCAEDPDTRAALSPSDFPLAGLDEAQMDTLALLLEQADQSDE, encoded by the coding sequence ATGAGCAGCGAGCAGCAGTCCCCGGACGTCGAAGCAATCGCCATCATCGGCATGGCCTGCCGGTTCCCCGGTGCCCGGACGGTGGAGCAGTTCTGGCGCAACCTCCAGGAGGGCGTCGAGTCCATCACCTTCTTCTCCGACGCGGAGCTGGAGCACGCGACCATCGATCCGGCGGAGCTCCAGGACGCGCGGTACGTCCGGGCCCGGGGCCTCGTCGAGGGCATCGAGTCGTTCGACGCGCGGTTCTTCGGCTTCTCGCCGCGGGAGGCCGAGCTGACGGACCCGCAGCAGCGCGTGTTCCTGGAGTGCGCCTGGGAGGCCTTCGAGCGGGCCGGGTACGAGCCGTCCGCCGTCCCCGGTCCCGTCGGCGTCTTCGCGGGTGCGGGTGCCAACGGCTACCTGCTCCACCATCTGGCTCCGGCCGGGCGCCTGGTGGGGACGGCCAACGCGTTCCAGACCATCCTCCACAACAAGAACGACCACCTGGCCACGCGCGTCGCCTACAAGCTGGACCTGAAGGGGCCGAGCGTCAGCGTGCAGACCGCGTGCTCCACGTCGCTCGTCGCGGTGGTGCTCGCCAGCCAGGCGCTGCTGAGCCACCAGTGCGACATGGCGCTGGCCGGCGGCGTCACCCTCTCCGTTCCCCAGCGGACCGGGTACCTCTACAACGAGCGGGGCATCGGCTCGCCGGATGGGCACTGCCGCGCCTTCGACGCGAAGGCCCAGGGCACCGTCCCCGGTAGCGGGGCGGGCGTGGTGCTGCTCAAGCGGCTCTCGGACGCGCTGGCCGACGGCGACACCATCCACGCCGTCATCCGTGGCGGGGCCCTCAACAACGATGGGGCCTCGAAGGTCGGCTACACCGCGCCGAGCGTCGAGGGACAGGCGGAGGTCATCTCCATGGCCCAGGCCCTGGCCGGGGTGTCCCCGGAGACGATCTCCTACGTCGAGGCCCACGGCACGGGCACGCCCATCGGCGACCCCATCGAGCTCCAGGCGCTGACCCAGGCCTTCCGCCGCCACACGACACGCCGGGGCTTCTGCGCGCTCGGCTCGGTGAAGAGCAACCTCGGGCACCTGGACACCGCGGCCGGCATCGCCGGACTCATCAAGACCACCCTGGCGCTCGAGCACCTGCACCTCCCGCCGAGCCTGCACTTCGAGACGCCCAACCCCGAGCTCGACCTCGCCAACAGCCCCTTCTTCGTCAACGCGCGCTCGCGCGACTGGGAAGGGCCCGCTCCGAGGCGCGCGGGAGTGAGCGCCTTCGGCCTCGGTGGAACCAACGCGCACGTGGTGCTCGAGGAGGCTCCGGTCCGGGGCCCCTCGGGCTCCTCCCGGCCCTTCCAGCTCCTGCGCCTGTCGGCCCGCTCGGACGCCGCCCTGGAGGCGATGACGGCCCTGCTCGCCGAGCACCTGAAGCAGCACCCCACCCTCCCCCTGGCGGACGTGGCGTACACGCTGAGCGTGGGCCGGCGGACCTTCGACCACCACCGGTTCGTGGTGTGCCGCGACACCGCGGACGCAGCGGAGGTGCTCGCGAGCCTGCATCCGCTGCGGGTCCTCTCGCGCGTGCAGGAGTCCGTGCGCCGACCCCTGGTGTTCATGTTCCCCGGCCAGGGCTCCCAGCACCCGGCGATGGCGGCGGACCTCCACGCCTCCGAGGCCGTCTTCCGCGAGGAGCTGGACCGGTGCCTCGAGCACCTGGAATCGCGCCACGACCTGGACCTGCGGCCATTGCTCTTCCCGGCCGACCGGGAGGATGCCCATGCGGCCAGGAGGCTGGAGCAGACGGCCCTCACGCAGCCGGCCCTCTTCGTCGTCGAGTACGCGCTGGCACGGCTGCTCCAGTCCTGGGGCCTGCAGCCGGCCGCGATGATCGGCCACAGCGTGGGCGAGCTCGTCGCCGCGTGCATCGCCGGGGTGTTCTCGCTGGAGGACGCGCTCGACCTCGTCGCGCTCCGGGGCCGGCTGCTCCAGGCCTGCCCGCCGGGGGCGATGCTCTCCGTGCAGCTCCCCGAGCACGAGCTCCTGCCGCTGCTCGATGCGAAGCTGGAGATCGCCGCGGTGAATGGCCCGTCCTCGTGCGTGGCCGCGGGCTCCACCGAGGCCATCGAGGCGCTGGAGCGGCGGCTCGCGGAGCGGTCGGTGACGTGCCGTCGGCTGCGCACCTCCCATGCCTTCCACTGCGCGCGGATGGACTCCGCGGTGGCGCCCTTCCGTGAGGCGGTGGCACGGGTGAAGCGCCATGCGCCCCGGCTGCGCTTCCTCTCCGGCCTGACGGGGACATGGATCACCCCGGAGCAGGCCATGGACCCGGGCTACTGGGCCGAGCACCTGCGCCGACCCGTGCGCTTCGCCGAGGGTCTGGAGGAGCTGCTGAAGGAGGCAGAGAGCGTCCTGCTCGAGGTGGGCCCGGGACGGGCGCTGCGCACGCTGGCGCGGTGGCACCCGCGCAAGAAGCCGGGCCAGGCCGTGGTGTCCTGTCTGCCAGCTCCCGACGAGGCGCGCACCTCGGACGTGGAGCATCTGCTGCGCACCGTGGGACAGCTCTGGTTGCACGGGGTGGAGGCCCCGGGCCTCTTCGCCGGGGAGCAACGTCACCGGCAACCACTGCCCACCTACCCCTTCGAGCGCCAGCGCCACTGGGTCGAGCTGCGCGCCTCTCCCCTCGGTCCGGAAGCCCGGCCGGGCAGCCTGGAGAAGCGGACGGACCTCGCGAGCTGGTTCTACGTGCCGGTGTGGAAGGAGTCCGTCCCCCTGGCCGTCCCGAGGCCCTCGGAGGCCGGAGCGAAGCGCACGACCTGGCTGGTGCTCCGCGATGAGACCGGGCTCGGAGCGCGCCTCGCCGAGCGGCTGCGGCAGCAGGGGGGAGAGGTGGTCGAGGCCCGGCTGGGACGGACCTTCCGGCGCACGGGCGCGGACACCTTCGAGCTGGCTCCCACGCGCGAGGGCTACGCCGCGCTGCTCTCGGAATTGCGCACCGAGGGACGTGCCCCGGAGAGGCTCGTGCACCTCTTCGGCCTGACTCCCGAGGCCTCCGGCCCCAAGGCCTCCGGCTCCGAGTCCTCCGGCCCCGAGGCCACCGGCGCCTCGTCCGAGGACGTCCTCTCGCGCTCGTTCTACAGCCTGCTCTTCCTGGCGCAGGCACTGGGGAGCCAGGGCTTCGAGAAGCCCGTGCACCTGGTGGCCGTGTCCAACGGCATGCAGGAAGTCACCGGAGGAGACCTGGTGTGGCCCGAGCAGGCGGCGGCGTTGGGGCCGGTCCGGGTCATCCCTCGCGAGTACCCCAGCGTGCGCTGCCGGAGCGTGGATGTCGCACTGCCTCCCGCGGGCGGCCCTGTTTCCGAGAGGCTCGTCGAGCTGCTCGCCGCGGAGGTGGCTTCCACGTCCGAGGCGCCCGTGGTCGCGTACCGGGGCCACCGGCGCTGGGTGCAGGAGTTCGACTCGCTGCGCCTCGAGGACGGCGCCGCGCCCCCGCTGCGCGAGCGCGGCGTCTACCTCATCACGGGCGGCTTCGGGGGCATGGGGCTCGCGCTCGCCGAGGCCCTCGCGTCCCGGGTCCAGGCCCGGCTCGTGCTCACCAGCCGCACGGCGCTTCCCCCGCGTGAGGAGTGGCCTCGGCTGCTGGAGGCTTCGGGCCAGGAGGACACGCGCCGGAGGATCCTCGCCGTCCAGCGGCTCGAGGAGCGGGGCGCGGAGGTCTGGGTGCGGCGCGCGGATGTGACCGACCTCGGGGCGATGCGGGAAGTCATCGCAGAGGCCCGGGCACGCTTCGGGGCGCTCCATGGCGTCATCCACGCGGCGGGCGTCGCGGGCGGCGGGCTCATCCAGCTCAAGGCTCCCGAGACGGCCGCCACCGTCCTGGCTCCCAAGGTGAAGGGGACGCAGGTGCTGGCGGCCGCGCTCGAGGGGACGCAGCTCGACTTCCTCGTGGCCTGCTCCTCGCTGTCCTCCGTCGTCGGCCGGCTCGGCCAGGTGGACTACACGGCGGCCAACACCTTCCTGGACGCCTTCCTGCGCGCCTGGCAGTCCCGCACCGGCATCCACGCGGTGGCGGTGAACTGGGGCGCGTGGGACGAGGTCGGCATGGCGGCGCGCAAGGGCGCCCGGGAGGAGGAGCCGGTCCGACTGCTCGACCATCCGCTCCTCCACCGCTGTCTCGTCGACACCCCGGAGCGCCTCGTCTTCGCCAGCGACATCGGAGACCCTCGCTCCCGCTGGGTCGTGGACGAGCACCGCATCCTCGGCGTCCCCACCGTCCCTGGCGTGGCCTGGTTCGAGCTGGTTCGGGCCGCGCTCGCCGGGCGCGCGCGGGGGCGGACGCTCGAGCTGGTCGACACCTTCTTCCTCTTCCCGCTGCGCGTGCCGGACGGAGAGACCCGTGAAGCGCGGCTCATCATCGAGGTGGAAGGCGACGGCTACCGCTGGGTCGTGCGCACGCAGCCCCGGGATGGCTCCGGGAAGGCCACGGCTCACGCCACCGGCCGCGCCCGGTTCATCGCATCCCGCGAGTCCCGGTTCCTCGACCTCGACGCCATCCGCCGCAGGTGCGGGCACACTCCGTCCTCGTTCGAGGCCGAGTACGAGGAGGACCTGGGGCCGCGCTGGCGCAGCGTCCGCCAGCTCCACGTCGGGCAGGGCGAGCTGCTGCTCACGCTGGAGATGCAGGCGGAGTTCGCCTCCGACTTCGAGCACATGCTCTTCCATCCGCCGCTGATGGACCGGACGTCCGGCATGGCGAAGAGCTTCCTCGCCGCGCACGGCTATTACCTGCCGTTCGGCTACGGGCGGCTGTGCTTCCACGGCCCCGTGCCTCGGCGCATCCACGCCCATGCGCGCTTCCTGGAGCAGACGGCCTCGGATGGAGAGACGCTCGCCTTCGAGGTCGTGTTGACGGATGAGCAGGGCCGCGTGCTCGTCGAGGTGGAGCGGCTGACGCAGAAGCGGGTGAACGACCCCGCCGCCGAGCTCCGCGCCCTGGCCGCTCCAGAGCCGGAGGCCGGGAGCCGCTCCGGGGAGCCCGGAAGCGAGCGTCAGGAGATCCTCCCCCACGAGGGTGTGGCCGCGCTCGAGCGGCTGCTGGCGGCCCGGGTGATGCCGCAGGTGGTGGTCTCGGTGAGGGACCTGCGGGCCACGCTCCAGCACACCGACGAGGTCGTGCGCGAGCGCATCGCGGAGGCAGCGGGAGCACAGCGCACCGAGGGTGGACTGCAGCCCAGGCCGGAGCTGAAGACGGCCTACGTGGCACCGCGCAACGAGCTCGAGCGGAAGCTCGCCGGCTCGTGGCAGGAGGTGCTCGGCATCGAGGGCATCGGCATCCACGACGACTTCTTCGAGCTCGGAGGTGACTCCGTGCAGGCCATCCAAATCATGGCCAGGGGAAGCCGGCTGGGACTCCAGCTCAATCCGGAGCAGTTCTTCCAGAGCTCGACCATCGCGCAGCTCGCGCGGGTGCTGGAGGGACTGCTGACCCATCAGGGCCCGGTGGTGGGCCCCGTACCGCTCACGCCGGAGCAGCACCGCCTCCTGGAAGGCGATCCAGAGGCGCTCGCGCGGACGAGCCGGGTGCTGTGGCTCGACCTGCCCGGCGCCCTCGAGGACTCCCGGCTGACGAAGGCGCTCGGCGAGTTGCTCTCCCTGCACGATGCGCTCCGCCACCGCTTCACCCGTGAGAGCGCGGGCTGGAAGCAGGAGGGCATGCCTCCGGGCGGCGAGGTAGCGCTTGTGCAGGTCGACCTCGCTCCGCTACCCCGGGGAGAGCACCCGGCCACGATCCGCGCCGCGCAGGAGCGGCTCCTGGCGATGCTCGACCCGAGCCACGGAGTGCTGCTGGCGGCAGCCCGCTTCCGCCACGGCCCGGGACGGGAGGATTCCCTCCTGCTGGCCGGCCATGCCCTCGTCATCGACGGGGCCTCGTGGAACCTCCTGGCCGGGGACCTGAAGGACGCCCTGCGGCGGAAGGACGGCGAGGGCCCGCGCCCGAAGACAGCACCGTTCAAGACCTGGGCGGAGCGCCTGGCGGAGAACGCCGCGACCCGGAGCACCGCGACGTCCTGGCTCTCGGGAAACCTCTCGCGTCTTCCCCTGGAGCACGCCACGAGGGGCTCCGTGCGAGAGCACACCGGGTCGCTCCCGGTGGAGGAGACGCGGGCCCTCCAGGAGAAGCTCACGAGCGCCTGGCGCGCCGACCTGGGCGAGGCGCTGCTCATGGGGCTGGCCCGGGCGCTCTCGGCCTGGACGGGCGGGCGCGCGCACCTCGTCGACTTCACCCGGGAGGCACGCGGCGCGTTCGAGGGCCTCGACTGCTCGCGCACGGTGGGCTGCTTCGACGTGAGCTGGCCGTTGCGTCTCGAGGTCCCCGAGAGCTCCGGCGAAGTGGCGCTCCTCAAGAGCCTCAAGGAGCAGGTCCGCCAGCTCCCGGCGGGGGCGGCCCCCAGCACGTCCCAGCTATCCCGGGCCGAGGTGGGGCTGCGGCTGCTCGGCGCGGGCGAGGAGCTCCCGGAAAGGCTCTCCGGCCGGAGTCTGTCGGGCGGGCACCTGCTGGAGCTCGAGGGCTCCCTGTCCGCTGGCCAGCTCCACGTGCGCTGTACCTACGACGCGGGCGCCTGCCGCGAGCCCGTGGCGGAGCGGCTCGTCGCGGACCTCCTCGGAGCGCTGCGCGCGCTGTGCGCCGAGGATCCGGACACCCGCGCCGCCCTCTCCCCGTCGGACTTCCCGCTCGCCGGGTTGGACGAAGCGCAGATGGACACGCTCGCCCTCCTGCTCGAGCAGGCCGACCAGTCCGACGAATGA